The Bubalus kerabau isolate K-KA32 ecotype Philippines breed swamp buffalo chromosome 14, PCC_UOA_SB_1v2, whole genome shotgun sequence genome segment gaaggccaagtcttaaccactggaccaccagggaggtcccccatGACCACTCTGCATGGACCCACTGAGCAAACACTGAAGAGGCTAAGGAAAGAGGCTACTGTCAGAAATTAAATAGGTCATTTTGTCTACCTGATTGAGAGCCTCCTTCAAAGTGATCCTTGTGGTGCATGTCTTCATACCTCACGTGCATTCCGAGTCCACCCACATCTCTCTCCCCCGCTCACCTTCACCATCCATTTTCCCAATTTTGATTGCAAGTCTGTGACTAGCCAGCCAGCACTATTAGTTCTTGCCCATGAGTCAGTGTTGATCTAGATCTCAGTGGCTTTTCCTTTTTCacaaagcaaacaacccaaaGCTTTCCTTGTGGGGAGGGTTTACACTAGCCACTGTTTTGCAGGGGTGACCTGAAAGGCATATGGTGGAGATTTATTTTTTAGCAGGACTAGGCATTTTTCTCCTCTCTTAACTGATCACAGGAAATGCCCAGTGACCCCTTGGGATTGGGGGGAGAGATGTCCTTTCCAGACATGCTGAGTCTGATCTGTATTGTAGAATTTCTAGTtggtttatttgtgttttatttgcagCTCCTGagttcttcagttgcagcatgtgggatctagttccctgggaccaaacccaggccccctgcattgggagcttggagtcttagccactggaccaccagggaagtccctacaattCTACAATTTCTAATTTATGATGGAATGCTGCTGTATATAGTCAACTTTGTGATTTGGTGGATCAGATAAACAACTAATTCATAATAGCTCAAAATTGCAATATCACTTGATGCTACATGGTCTAGGCTTTCACCCTCTACCAGGGCTTGGGAATAAGCCAAGAGCTGCCTTTCAAATGAAGAGTCTTTATTGATAAAAGAGGGCATGGTTTGTTGAAGCCACATTTTTGTGGTACCAACTGAAGGTATCTCCTCCAAATTCTCTTACAGGAGAGGTGCTGAGTCAGATTTTGAAGAATGACTTAATACTTATCGGTTGGGTAGACAAGCTATTGAACAGCATGTACATAGATAAGAAAAAGTGACATAACAGAGTACTAatgtaggggacttccctggtggtccagtggttaagaatctgtcttccaatgcaggggatgcaggtttgatctctggcctgggaactaagatctcacatgccccagggcaactaagcctgcatgccacaactagataaCCCTTATACTgcagtgaagatcctgtgtgccgcaactaagacccaacacagccacagtaaatattttaaaaaacagatgatGTGATACCTACGagttataaaacaaaaaagaatactgCCCCACCGCAAAACTCACGGAGCCGCGCGGCCCTCTTTGTGTGGGCATCAGGTGCACATCCAGGAGAGCGGGTGGCCGGCGTGCGTGTAAGCGCCGGGAACCCCAACCGCCGCCCCCTCTTGCCCGCCTGGCTCCCCTGGGATCTCCTCGGGCGCCCCCGGCTGGAGTCGGGGGAGGAAGGAGTTCGGACACGTAACCGGCCTCCCAGGCCCTCTGGACTCCGCGTGGCCAGGGACCCGGGAACCGCTGCCCCAGCACGCTGGCCTTCGAAAGATCCTCCTGGGCCAAAGGCAGGAGGGGCAACACGCCCGGATTGGTGCAGTCGCTCTGCTGATCACTGTGGAAACCCAGGCGGAGGGGAACGCGGGAGGATGCGGAGCCCTGGGCTAGGGAGGGAGCCGGAGGGGCGGGCAGAGGAGGCTTTGAGGCCCTGAGCTACCCGGGAGTTTTCTCTGGAGGCAAAAGTCCACTGCAAGCtgtgggcggggagggggggcagtGGAGGTGGGGCGCGGACAGAGGGGACCACTTGGGGGCACTTGGAAGCGGAGAAGAAAGGCAGGGATGGATACTCCGGAGCGGAGGcgaggaggctgggggaggggatgtcttgggaggaggaggaggagaagacaaAAGCCTAAAGCAGACCGCACTCACAGCACCCGGTCAGCAGGCAGCATGGGGAAGTGGGGGTAACCAGGGCGAGGGGGCCACCAAGCTTGAGGCGCCGATGCCTACCTTCCGCTGGGAGGAGATTCAGAAGCACAACCTGTGCACCCGACAGGTGGCTGGTCATCGATCGCAAGGTCTacaacatcaccaaatggtccaGCCAGCACCCGGGGGGGGGGCAGTGGGTCATCGGGCACTACACCGGGGAAGATGCTACAGACGCCTTCCTGGCCTTCCACCGCAACCTCGGTTTTGTGCGCAAGTTCATGAAGCCCCTATTGATTGGCGAGCTGGCCCCTGAGGAACCCAGCCAGGACTACGGCAAGAATTCCCAGATCATCGAGGACTTCCAGGCCCTGAGGAAGACCGCTGAGGACATGAACCTGTTCAAGACTAACCagctcttcttccttctccaccTGGCCCACATTATCGCCATGGAGAGCATCGCCTGGTTCACTATCTTCCACTTTGGCAACGGCTGGATTCCAACCATCATTACGGCCCTCGTCCTTGCTACCTCTCAGGTCCAGGCTGGATGGCTGCAACACGGTTACGGCCACCTCTCTGTTTACAAGAAGTCCATGTGGAACCATATCGTACAGAAGTTCATCATCGGTCACTTAAAGGGTGGCTCTGCCAACTGGTGGAACCATCGCCACTTCCAGCACCACGCCAAACCCAACGTCTTCAACAAGGATCTGGATGTGAACATGCTGCATGTGTGTGTCCTGGGCGAGTGGCAGCCCACTGAGTATGGCAAGAAGCAGCTGAAATACCTGCCTTACAACCACCAGCATGAGTACTTCTTCCTGATTGGGCCTCCGCTGCTCATCCCTTTGTACTTCCAGTACCATATGATCATGACCGTGATGGTTCACAAGGACTGGGTAGACTTGGCCTGGGTCATCAGCTACTATACCCATTTCTTCATCAGCTACATCCCTTTCTATGGTGTCCTGGGAGCCATCCTTTTCCTCAACCTCATCAGGTTCCTGGAGAGCCACTGGTTTGTGTGGATCACACAGATGAATCACATCGTCATGGAGATTGACCGAGAGCCCTATCGCGACTGGTTCAGCAGCCAGCTGGCAGCCACCTGCAACGTGGAGCAGTCCTTCTTCAATGACTGGTTCAGTGGGCACCTCAACTTCCAGATCGAGCACCACCTTTTCCCCACCATGCCCTGGCAcaatctgcccaaggtcacccccCTGGTGAGGTCCTTGTGCGCCAAGCACTGCACTGAGTACCTGGAGAAGCTGCTGCTCCGGGCCCTGCAAGTCTGGGCAGCTGTGGCTGGACGCCTACCTCCACAAATGAAGCTGCAGCCCTCGGGGCGCTCACGGGGACGGTGGGGAGGAgcaggtgggggtggcagcggaaggggagggtggggtttTGTTCAGAGAGGTGTCAGGAGGCTATGGCGCGTGGCCCACAGACTTCAGGCTTGGTCtttcctcttttgctgtctggttTCAAGGCTTTCACACCTCCCTCTGACACCCTACCTCCTGGGTCCCGGCCAGtcagccccacctccaccctctgtCCCTAAGGATCTGCCAGACCAGATGTGCACAGGTGCAGCCTATGAGCCCCCTGCAGCCTGGCCTCCAGGCCACACACCaccctctttttctccctcacCTGCTCTTGAGGTCCACAGGGCTGAGTCCCACTCGGCAGGTGGGACAGCTCTGTGAGCCTGCAGGTCGGCCCCACCCCCTCGGACGGCCGCCCACCCTCTACCCTTCTGTGAGGTGATGTGCTTGATTCCCTGGGTCTCCTTCCCACCACCGGCTCAGTACTGGGGGCGCCCCTCCAGGCCCCACTTTCTCTTCAGATGTCCAGGGCCCTGGCCCTGGTGCCAGGCTCCCTTCGGCTGTGTTGCAGCCAGCTCAGGCCTCTGAGCCCAGGGAAATGTCCTGGCCCCACCAAAGCCCTCTGACCCAGGGCTCCAGCAGTTCCATCCCGCCACTTCCCAAGTCCAGAGCCTGTGACCTTGGATCCACAGGGGTGGGGCCACAGATGAGCTCAGCAGAAGCAATGGCCAGGCCGGGGCTGAGCCAGCCTGTAGGCTCAGATGTTTGTTCTGTTTGGGAGACCCAAGATTCTGGAGGAATTGGACTTTCCCCTAGAGTGCTCCGTTACTGCCAGGCAGTGCCAGCCACTCCCTGGCCACTTGGCTGGTGCGGACTTAGGCCCTACAGGCTGCAAGTGGGCACTGGAGCCCAGAAGCCCATCACAGCCGCTCCCCACGTTGGGGCTGCCTGCGTGGACGTGCTCTTTCCCGGTCTATCATGCTCTTGTTTCTTTTACTCGTTTTTTAACCTTTTGCTACAGGATGCGTTCTGCTGGGGGTGGCAGTGGGACTGGGCCTTGGGGCGATCTACCtgttccacccccaccccctctgcAGCCTCCCCAGGCCTCACAGTGGGCTGAGCTGGGCTCAGTCACTGAGACCTTCATGGCCTGTCTGCAGACAGAAGGAAGGAATTCCAGAGGAGGGTGACCCCAAGAAGCCGGGGACTTGGTGGTGGGGGTACCCAATGGGACAAGGAGGGGTTGGGGCTGAAGGCCAGACAGCTGAGAGGACAGGAAAGTGAGACGGTGGGGAACCTGGGGGCCACTGGGAGGATCCAGAGCTGCTGCATCTGGAAATTAACCCACTAACCCGTAGATAGCTccaggggagggcagggcaggagggaTCAGCTCTGGCTGGTGCTGGACCTGAGGGTTGCCATGGCAACGAGGGATCCACCCACCTGAAGCCCTCCCACTGAGAACACACTGGCCCAAAGAGCCACTGTCCCTCCCCTGAGACAGAATGGATCCATAGGGAACTGAACTTAATTTTTATCATGTTGCTTTCCCACCTCTACActtttggaaataaatgaagtgattttattttcaaaaaaaaaaaaaaatactaatgtcATTGGTATTCCTGGATTATGGCGTGAAGGCGATGTGCTCAGTGTCCGGGTCATGGGGGCCCACTGAACCCTGGTGGAGAAAGGTATTGAATTCTTTTAAGCAGAGGAGTTATCTTATATCTTTAGGAAATGGGCTACTCTTTGTATCTCTTCTGGTGTCTTGGACAGCCCCTTTCAGTAATTTATCATGCAGATTGTTTTGGCTTGGagttttaattgaaaatatgGTTAGTCACGTatcacttatttttaatatttatttttatttaatttatttggagGTGCCGGGTTTTAGTTACAACATGCACCAATGAAAAGatccatgcaggatctttagttgtggcatgcggggtatagttccctgaccaggggttgaacctgggctgCTTGcgttggaagcgcagagtcttagccactgtatcACAGGAAGTCTCCACATATTGTGTCACTTGTTATAGTAAGTTCACAACTTTTTCTTTCTACtaggcttctctctctctccccctcctccctgccccccatccccTCATGTAAATGAGACTGCATGCGGGCACTTAAATGGGAATTGGCTCTAATTCTGCTACTGGATTCTCAagattataatttctttttttttttttaattttattttatttttaaactttgcaatattgtattggttttgccaaatattgaaatgaatccgccacaggtatacatgtgttccgcatcgtgaaccctcctgcctctcccctccccatatcatccctctgggtcgtcccagtgcacaagccccaagcatccagtatcgtgcatcgaacctggactggcgtctCAACATtataatttctaatttatttgccAAGTAACTTCCAAAGAAAAAAAGGTTTCACCTCCTCACTTCTATGAGTAAGACACTAATGCAAATACATCCCATCTGTTAACCTTTTTGTATTCCTTTACTACATGTAGAAGTATTTTGCCGAAGCTACATGAAATATTCTATGGATAATGAGCCTTGTGTTTTCATAAGTGCATAGTGTCTTTAAAACATGAGTGAATCCATTgctaaaatatttatagtttagTCAACAAACACAGACTTGAAGAGTGATCAGTCGTGGTAACAGACATCCAAATCTTGGAAATATTTTGAGGAATACATTACCTTACGTGGTAGATACCTTCAGTCCTGAAACACTGCTtccatatttggaaattaaaaccTTTGTTGTTCTGTGACAGGAATGGGGCACAGCACCAGTGAAAAGTGCCATCTGGACCAGGACTCCAGGAGGGAGGGAACAGGGAACAAATGGCAGATCAAAAGTTTGGATCAGAAACTCATGCAGCATTTAGAGTAGGTCTGAGCACAGTGTGCCTTTGATTTCAAAGACTGCTCCGTGCCTGGATAAGTTTTGTAGACTGTGGAACATGGCAAAAGTTGGTCCTAAGGGAAGGCACGGAACACTGGATGACAGACGGCAAAGATCAAGTTCGCAAAGGAAGCTTGAAGGAAGCATTAACCAGTATATCAGGATCTGAACTCCATTCAGTAAGCATTCTGAAAACATGCTGCTGACATCAGCCACTGAGCAGGGTTTCTGCGGCATTGGAGTTGAGCCTCTGAGGGCTGGGGGTTGATAATATTGTCTGTCAGTAAGAAAGAAGTGGAGAAactttttattgattgatttttattgAGGCATAGTTGACTCACAATATTGTATAAATTTCAGGTGTATAATGTAATGATTTGTTTACAgtgtttaaaggttatactccctCTATAGTTAGGATAAAGTATTGACTATATTCCATGTGTTCTATGATatatccttgaaagtgaaagtgtaagtcactcagtcgtgtccaactcttttgagaccccatggactacagtcaaccaggctcctctgtccatggaattatccaggcaagaatactggagtgggttgtcctttccttttccagggatcttcctgacctggggatcgaaccccagtctcccacattgcaggcagattctttactgctgagccaccagagaagcccctacgATATAGCCAtggagcttattttatacctaatagtttgtgcctcttaatcccctCCCCCTCTACTGCCTCTCCCCACTTCCCTGTCCTCATTGGTGACCACTAGTTTGTCCTCTGTATCTGCAAGTTGTGGACATTGGTTCAACCCATCTTTTCTGaggatttttatcttttctggaaatctttttttctcatgTCTATCAATATTTCTTCTCTCTATTCTTTTTTTGAAATCCTATTAGGCAAATGTTGAAACCTTTGAATTTTTTCCCCACCCATATTCACCTTTTTATCTGTCCTTTCTAAGCTGTGTTCTAGGAGGATCCTTAGATGTATCTTCTAGCTAAGTAATCATCCTTTAGTTATATCTTTTCTGTTACTCGGCACATTTATTGAGTTTTTCAGACTTTTTCGATAATTACAACCTTTCTTTTGAAGGTCCCTAGTTTAgaatatatttctattaaaatggACATTATCTTATTCCTCTTAGGATGTTAATCATATgtaatgtgctcagtcatgtctaactctctgtgactccacggactaaagcccaccaggcttctctgtccatggaatttttcaggcaagaatactggagtgggttgccatttcttactcaaggggatctttccaatccagggatcaaacctttgtctacagcctctccagcattggcaggcagattctttatcactgttgcacctggaaagccccatatgtaccatacatactttaaaaaaaatctcattttttaactttgtttcttTGGGTATTAGTTTATCCATATGATGATTATGGTCCCTTTCATTCAGAAGATGatgtcttctcaacccagggattgaacctggatctcctgcatctcttgcattggcaggtgaattcttaccaTTTAGCCACACTAAGGTTTTAAAGAGTtacttttccttaaatatttgctgggtttggggacttccctggtagtcaagcagttaagacttcatgctccttaatgcaaggggcacagttccatccctgcttggggaaggtgtcacatgccacatggtgtagtccaaaagagaaaaaagaaaaacaaattgctGGCTTTGCATGATTATATGGGATCTGGGCTCCTAGGTTAATCTGTCTCATGCTATATGTGATTACCTGGCTTGTTTCCAGAATTCCAGGCAGCGACGTGGCCTCCTCAGTTATGGAGGCTTCCCCTTTCTTCTGGGTGGCAGTGAATTCTGTCCCAAGCCCTGACTACCAGGAGGGACATCTTCCTGGTTGTGCATCGCTTCTGTCTAGGGACACAAACCTCTCCTGATCCTGCACAGCACAAGGAGAAGATCCAAGGGGTCGACCTTCCTGGATGCCTCTGCGTCAGCCAGTCATCCTGTTGGTTGACCCTGGATCCTCTCTTTTCATCTATTTTCTCTCAGCTTGAAGCCCAAGCTGAGATACTTGCACGCTCTTCATCAGTTCTCTCTTTTGTGTgttttggccattatttcttccTTCAATATAAACTCCTCTGCCTTTAATATTTTAGGAACTTTATTATAATTCCTGATCTATTGAGGGCACCAAGTCTTCTTTCCTTGTGctgttttcaatttaaaatattttcttactgttTATGGGGATTTGAGATGAGAGAAGCATGTTCTTAGTTTGCAATCTTGATCTGATTACCTCCTGGTCTACTACAAAGCAGGCTAGTCCAGTTTAAAGAAAGTACATCAGTGTATCTGGCAAGTAACATTTATTCCTATGACTGAATTCTTCTGGAAATTTACACTGTGAGTTTATGTTAAATATATCAACATTTATTAATTTCCTGTTTGTGAATGCCTATTTTGGCCCTCTCAAAAAATCCTGATATATATATCGGTTCTAAGATAATAAAATAGAGGCTTAGAGGGGTGAAATCATTTATCCAACAGATAGCCAGAGACAGAGCCAGAATTCATGCCTATGTCTTGCTGTAACAACAGCTTCCTTCCATTAAAGACAAAAGGTAATGATAATGTACAATGTCCCCACTATGGGATACCAAAAAACCACAGCattcactggagtgggttcttctGGAAATCCTGAAGTCAGGAGTCACTGATTATTGTGGATAATTTGTCGGCAAATCGCTGAGCTGACagcacttttcaatttcatttcgTTGCCTTTGTCAGTAAGATTATTCTTAGAGGAATTTGTGACCTGTTAGTGCTGTCTCAGTGGGCAGCACACAGAAATGGTGTGTGCATACTGGTAAACATCTCTGCAGGGTTGGCAAGTTAGAGGTGTTATTttgcactgatttttttcccttgctttcaGCCGAGGTTTATTTTCATATAAGCAGTAATTACAGAAAACGAGTGCCTGTGAGGGTAAACGTAGTTATGCTGGTTAAAGAGCATTATATGTATTATGTGGCATGCTGTAATTATTGAAGTTATTTCACAGGAAACAAGGCTTTCTCAGCAATTGTGATACACGGGGTTCAGATCAATATTGGCAGAGATTATAGACAGTTTAAGCTTTTGTAAAGTCTGTTGTGTTGTTCAAGAAGCATTTTTGGAGAATCTGTCATAAtaaacatttggaaaatgaaaagatagatacagaaataaaaatactttgttgTTTTAGCTGAGAAGGTTTAAATACACAAGTGCCAGAGGacttaaaactaaaaatgttGTCAGAATGCAACGGGGTCCATCAGAGAAGGTGGGGAGGTATGGAGCTGGGTCAGCAATGGTGTTCCATCCCTGTTGAACAGCATTCTTTGCTGTTTGATTTCCTTgatatgttgttgctgttattcagtcactaaatcatgtctgactctttgcaaccccatggattgaagcacTCCAGTTTCCTCTGCCATCCATTGTCTCCCAGAGCTtttcaaattcaggtccattgagtcagtgatgctatctaaccatctcattttctgtcaactctttctccttctgctttcagtctttctcagaatcagggtcttttctaatgagtctgctcttcacatcaggtggccaaaagattggagcttcagcattagtccttccaatgaaaatttaggattgatttcctttaggattgactggtttgatctcctttctgtccaagggagaCAAGCAccacagcaccacaatttgagacCATCAGTTCTTTcatcctcagccttctttatagtccagctctcacatacgtacatgactacaggaaaaaccatagctttgagtatatggacctttgttgggaaagtgatgtctctgctttttaatatgctgtctaggtttgtcatagctttgcttccaaggagtgagcatcttttaatttcatggttccaatcaccatcctcagtgattttggagcccaagaaaataagatctgtcactgcctccacttttttcccatttgccatgaaatgatgggaccagatgccatgatcttagtatttttgaatgttgagttttaagccagctttcttcACTTCTTAATGCTTCttgatgctctttagttccttttcactttctaccactagagtggtatcatctgcatatctgaggttattgatatttctccagcagtcttgattccagcttgtggtccACCCAGCCTGGCCTTGGACACGaggtactttgcatagaagttaaataagcagggtgacaaaatacaaccatgttgtactcctttcccaatttcgaaccagtcagttgtcccatgtctgattctaactgttgctttgtgacctgtatacaggtttctcaggagacaggtaaggggtctggtattctcatatcTTAAAGAACTTcctcagtttgttaatgtgatccatacagtcaaaggctttagcatagtcaatgaagcagaaacagatgtttttctagaattaccttgatttctctgtgatccaacaaatgttggcaatttgatttctggttcttcaccttttttaaaatccagcttctACATCTATCtttaagttcttggttcatgtactgctgaagcctagcttaaaggattttgagtataaccttgcttgcatgtgaaatgagtgccctTGTATGGTAgttatcctgatgctggggaagattgaaggcaggaagagaaggggacgacagaggatgagatggttggatggcatcaccggctcgatggacatgaatttgagcaagctctgggagttggtaatagacagggaagcctggtgtgctttagtccatggggttgcaaagagtcggacacgactgagtgactgaactgtatgGTAGTTgaaacactctttggcattgcccttcttttggattagaatgaaaactgaccttttccagtcctatggctacTGCTagtttaccaaatttgctggcatattgaatgcagcactttaacagcatcatcttttagggttttaaatagctcagctggaattccatcacttctgctaactttgtagtaatgtttcctaaggcccacttgacttcacacttcaggatgtctggctctaggtgagtgaccagaccatcatggttatcttggtcattaagaccttttttgtatacttctgtatattcttgccacctcttctaaatctcttctgcctctgttaggtcctactgttcctgtcctttatcatgcccatctttgaatgaaatattcccttgatatctccaattttcttgaagagatcactagtctttcccgttctattgttttcttctatttctttaaattgttcattttaagaaggccttcttagctctccttgctgttctctggaactctgcattcagttgagtatatattttcctttctcccttgcttttcacttctcttctttcctcagctatttgtaaaacctcctcagacaaactttttgccttattgcatttctttttcttggggatggtttaggtcactgcctcctgtaaagTGTTATGAAACtgtccatagttattcaggcactctgtgtactagatctaatcctttgaatctattcacCACCCTTACcatataatcttaagggatttgatttaggtcatacctgaatggcctagtggtttttcctactttcttcaatttaaacctgaatttttgcaataaagactccaggtcttgttttgctgtctgtgtagagcttctccatctttggcc includes the following:
- the LOC129626811 gene encoding LOW QUALITY PROTEIN: acyl-CoA 6-desaturase-like (The sequence of the model RefSeq protein was modified relative to this genomic sequence to represent the inferred CDS: inserted 2 bases in 1 codon); this encodes MSLRSEIGLDHSLLILRNLRWLVIDRKVYNITKWSSQHPGGGQWVIGHYTGEDATDAFLAFHRNLGFVRKFMKPLLIGELAPEEPSQDYGKNSQIIEDFQALRKTAEDMNLFKTNQLFFLLHLAHIIAMESIAWFTIFHFGNGWIPTIITALVLATSQVQAGWLQHGYGHLSVYKKSMWNHIVQKFIIGHLKGGSANWWNHRHFQHHAKPNVFNKDLDVNMLHVCVLGEWQPTEYGKKQLKYLPYNHQHEYFFLIGPPLLIPLYFQYHMIMTVMVHKDWVDLAWVISYYTHFFISYIPFYGVLGAILFLNLIRFLESHWFVWITQMNHIVMEIDREPYRDWFSSQLAATCNVEQSFFNDWFSGHLNFQIEHHLFPTMPWHNLPKVTPLVRSLCAKHCTEYLEKLLLRALXKSGQLWLDAYLHK